One Campylobacter concisus DNA segment encodes these proteins:
- a CDS encoding tRNA threonylcarbamoyladenosine dehydratase, with product MQNDRFTRIRWLFGEDGFSKLQSAKVLVCGAGGVGGMCVDALARSGVGSITLIDKDIFDVTNQNRQIYSENVGGVKVEEFAKIYPCITPMQTLITPEFVVGFDFSKFDVVIDAIDDIAAKIALANAVDPNKFIASMGGAKRVDPTKIKVACVWKTSVDPLARKYRYELKKSGFSGKFDVVFSVEEPLCKPLGSFMGVTACFGLNLASLAVKKIVGQQV from the coding sequence ATGCAAAATGATAGATTTACAAGGATAAGATGGCTCTTTGGCGAGGATGGTTTTAGCAAGCTTCAAAGCGCAAAAGTGCTAGTTTGCGGAGCTGGTGGTGTGGGCGGAATGTGCGTAGATGCGCTTGCTAGAAGCGGGGTCGGAAGCATCACGCTGATCGATAAAGACATCTTTGACGTGACAAATCAAAACCGCCAAATTTACAGCGAAAACGTAGGCGGCGTAAAGGTGGAGGAGTTTGCCAAAATTTATCCTTGCATCACGCCTATGCAGACGCTGATCACGCCTGAGTTTGTTGTTGGATTTGACTTTAGTAAATTTGACGTGGTGATCGATGCGATAGATGATATAGCTGCCAAGATCGCCCTTGCAAATGCGGTAGATCCTAACAAATTTATAGCCTCGATGGGTGGGGCAAAAAGGGTTGATCCAACCAAGATAAAGGTGGCCTGCGTTTGGAAAACATCGGTCGATCCACTAGCTAGAAAATATAGATATGAGCTCAAAAAATCAGGCTTTAGCGGTAAATTTGACGTGGTCTTTTCGGTTGAAGAGCCACTTTGCAAGCCACTTGGAAGCTTCATGGGCGTGACTGCTTGCTTTGGACTAAATTTAGCCTCATTAGCTGTTAAAAAGATAGTTGGGCAGCAAGTCTAA
- a CDS encoding DUF4304 domain-containing protein — translation MKEKFDELIALLKPLFKDNGFSKSALNFYKNTPNFIYVVNFQKSSSNSLERTRFYINCGIYGSFIEATLGKEALSKPKEYECHFRARAHEITRTAAAYYELESDSDVAKIYKNLINDLGFVFKFFEQNSSEENLIELILEENGLAAINQIYEYLLIKDKSEILISHAKRLFAKHGSEARWSKFENQINELLRKYKKG, via the coding sequence ATGAAAGAGAAATTTGACGAGCTTATCGCTCTTCTAAAGCCACTATTTAAGGATAATGGCTTTAGTAAGAGCGCTTTAAATTTCTACAAAAATACTCCAAATTTTATCTATGTTGTAAATTTTCAAAAAAGCAGCAGCAATAGCTTAGAGCGCACGAGATTTTATATAAATTGCGGCATTTATGGCTCATTTATAGAGGCTACTCTTGGCAAAGAAGCGCTTAGCAAGCCAAAAGAGTATGAGTGCCATTTTAGAGCTAGAGCACATGAAATCACTCGCACAGCTGCTGCATACTACGAGCTAGAGTCAGATAGTGACGTGGCTAAAATTTATAAAAATTTAATAAATGACCTTGGCTTTGTTTTTAAATTTTTTGAGCAAAATAGCTCTGAAGAAAATTTAATAGAGCTAATACTTGAAGAAAACGGCCTTGCAGCGATAAATCAAATATATGAATATCTTTTAATAAAAGACAAAAGTGAAATTTTGATCTCTCATGCCAAAAGGCTCTTCGCAAAGCATGGCAGTGAAGCAAGATGGAGCAAATTTGAAAACCAGATAAATGAGCTACTTAGAAAATATAAAAAAGGCTAG
- the efp gene encoding elongation factor P: MASYSMGDLKKGLKIEIDGVPYKIVEYQHVKPGKGAAFVRAKIKSFVDGKVLEKTFHAGDKCEQPHLEEKEMQYLYDDGEFCQFMDTTTYEQVAISDEDVGDVKKWMIDGMMVEILFHNGNAIGVEVPQVVELKIVETPPNFKGDTQGGKKPATLESGAVVQIPFHVLEGEVIRVDTVRGEYIERANK; the protein is encoded by the coding sequence ATGGCTTCATATTCAATGGGCGATCTAAAAAAGGGACTAAAGATCGAGATCGATGGCGTTCCTTATAAAATCGTAGAATATCAACACGTTAAACCGGGCAAGGGTGCAGCTTTTGTTCGTGCAAAGATCAAATCTTTTGTCGATGGAAAGGTTCTTGAAAAGACTTTTCACGCAGGTGACAAGTGCGAGCAGCCGCATCTTGAAGAGAAAGAGATGCAGTATCTCTATGACGACGGCGAGTTTTGCCAGTTTATGGACACGACTACTTATGAGCAAGTTGCGATCAGCGATGAGGATGTGGGTGATGTTAAAAAGTGGATGATCGATGGCATGATGGTTGAAATTTTATTTCACAATGGCAACGCGATCGGTGTTGAAGTGCCACAAGTAGTCGAGCTAAAGATAGTTGAAACTCCACCAAATTTCAAGGGTGATACACAAGGCGGCAAAAAGCCAGCTACTCTTGAGAGTGGCGCGGTAGTTCAGATACCATTTCACGTACTAGAAGGCGAGGTCATCCGCGTTGATACAGTTCGTGGTGAGTACATCGAGCGCGCAAATAAATAA
- the serA gene encoding phosphoglycerate dehydrogenase, with product MMKTIIVCDAIHPVGFELLKKEQDINVIDAVNTPKDELLKILGEADVAITRSSTEVNEAFLEAGKKLKAIVRAGVGVDNVDIDGCSRRGIIAMNVPTANTIAAVELTMAHMLAAARSLEYAHNDLKLDRIWKREKWYGVELFKKKLGVIGFGNIGSRVAARAKAFGMDIIAYDPYIDPSKVIDMGGTYTKNFDDILACDFITIHTPKTKETTDMIGAKEIAKMKDGVRLINCARGGLYNEEALYEGLKSGKVAFASIDVFTKEPATSHPLLDLNNVSVTPHLGANTLESQRNIAVEAVEQAILAARGISYPNALNLPIKTEDLPPFVEPYIDLTSKMAFLAAQINKSAIKAIRIETHGQISEYANSMLTFAIVGALKESLGDAINYVNAKFLCDEKGITTETSTGGDSIFKNKITVRLTTENGIVSVGGTVFGENQQRIVTVNGFKTDFKPKGKMIIFKNHDVPGVIAQISKILADEKINIADFRLGRDEHGMALAVILVDEHIKTETLERLNALEACVWAQYAVI from the coding sequence ATTATGAAAACTATCATTGTTTGCGATGCGATACACCCAGTAGGTTTTGAACTTTTAAAAAAAGAACAAGATATAAATGTAATAGACGCAGTTAATACTCCAAAAGATGAGCTTTTAAAAATTTTAGGCGAGGCTGATGTGGCGATCACTAGAAGCTCGACTGAGGTAAATGAGGCGTTTTTAGAAGCTGGTAAGAAACTAAAAGCTATCGTTAGAGCAGGTGTTGGCGTGGATAACGTTGATATTGATGGCTGTTCAAGAAGAGGCATCATCGCTATGAACGTCCCAACCGCAAATACTATCGCAGCAGTTGAGCTAACCATGGCTCACATGCTGGCAGCTGCAAGATCACTTGAATACGCCCACAACGATCTAAAGCTAGATAGAATTTGGAAGCGTGAGAAGTGGTATGGGGTTGAGCTGTTTAAGAAAAAACTAGGCGTGATCGGCTTTGGCAACATCGGCTCAAGAGTAGCAGCTCGTGCAAAAGCTTTTGGCATGGATATCATTGCCTACGATCCATACATCGATCCATCTAAGGTCATCGATATGGGTGGCACTTATACTAAAAATTTTGATGACATCTTGGCATGTGACTTCATCACGATCCACACTCCAAAGACCAAAGAGACAACCGATATGATCGGCGCTAAAGAGATAGCAAAGATGAAAGATGGCGTAAGACTTATAAACTGCGCTAGGGGCGGCCTTTATAACGAAGAGGCGCTATATGAGGGGCTAAAAAGCGGTAAGGTAGCTTTTGCTAGTATCGATGTTTTCACAAAAGAGCCAGCGACAAGCCATCCGCTTCTTGATCTAAATAATGTAAGTGTCACGCCACATCTTGGGGCAAATACCCTTGAGTCGCAGCGTAACATCGCAGTAGAGGCAGTCGAGCAGGCTATCTTGGCAGCACGCGGCATAAGCTATCCAAACGCTTTAAATTTACCTATAAAAACAGAAGATCTACCGCCGTTTGTTGAGCCTTATATAGATCTTACAAGCAAGATGGCTTTCTTGGCAGCTCAGATAAACAAAAGCGCTATCAAGGCTATCCGTATAGAGACTCACGGGCAGATTAGCGAATATGCAAATTCAATGCTAACATTTGCCATAGTGGGCGCACTAAAAGAGAGTCTAGGCGATGCGATAAACTACGTAAATGCTAAATTTTTATGCGACGAAAAAGGCATAACTACCGAAACTAGCACAGGTGGAGATAGTATCTTTAAAAATAAGATCACGGTTCGTCTTACTACTGAAAATGGCATCGTAAGCGTTGGTGGCACGGTGTTTGGTGAAAATCAACAACGCATCGTAACCGTAAATGGCTTTAAGACTGACTTTAAACCAAAAGGTAAGATGATCATCTTCAAAAACCACGACGTACCGGGCGTTATCGCTCAGATCAGTAAAATTTTGGCTGACGAGAAGATAAACATCGCAGACTTCCGTCTTGGCAGAGATGAGCACGGCATGGCGCTTGCGGTCATCTTGGTCGATGAACATATAAAAACAGAAACGCTAGAGAGATTAAACGCACTTGAAGCTTGTGTTTGGGCTCAATACGCAGTTATATAA
- a CDS encoding 30S ribosomal protein S1, giving the protein MAVNKSVQLGKAKDEDIEDIDFAAMLEESFKKTEEDSDAKIVSINGDEVLIDVGKKSEGILNVSEITDANGNLTHKVGDTIKVVITGSRNGRPIVSHKKALRKEKVKAFIEAYDPENSGEIDVKVVGKNKGGFITQDANGVEFFLPRTHSGFKNAEGVVGKSYKVRVIKVDKEENSIVVSRKKILDDDRKKRKEALSSIVENDSVIEGTVKKITTYGMFVDVGGVDGLVHYSEISYKGPVNPSSLYKEGDKVLVKVISYDNEKRHLSLSIKAATPDPWEEIISDGLEVGDTIKVTVSNIEPYGAFVDLGNDIEGFLHISEISWDKNIKNPKDHISEGQEIDVEVIEIDAKGHRLRVSLKNLLPKPFDEFKAKFKEGDVVKGVVTTITNFGAFVRVGCVEGLLHNEDASWDRNDKCKDMFKAGDELEVKIIKIDSAEQKISLSLKDLKQSPVQAFANKFSVGDIVKGTIRDIKEFGVFVELGDNVDALIRKEDLGSVDASTLKIGDEIEAAIAFIDEKKNRIRLSIRRLAKQKEREVLNEINDNDDKVTLGDIIKEQLR; this is encoded by the coding sequence ATGGCTGTGAACAAAAGTGTTCAATTAGGAAAAGCAAAAGACGAAGATATCGAAGATATCGATTTTGCTGCGATGTTAGAGGAGTCTTTTAAAAAGACTGAAGAAGATAGTGACGCAAAGATCGTCAGTATCAATGGTGATGAGGTTTTAATCGACGTTGGCAAGAAGTCAGAAGGCATTTTAAATGTTTCTGAGATCACTGACGCAAACGGCAACCTGACGCATAAAGTTGGCGATACGATCAAAGTTGTAATAACTGGATCAAGAAATGGAAGACCTATAGTGTCGCACAAAAAAGCACTTAGAAAAGAGAAAGTTAAAGCTTTCATCGAAGCTTACGATCCTGAAAATTCTGGCGAAATCGATGTAAAAGTAGTTGGAAAAAATAAAGGTGGTTTTATCACTCAAGACGCAAATGGCGTAGAATTTTTCTTGCCAAGAACGCACAGTGGATTTAAAAACGCTGAGGGCGTAGTTGGAAAATCATACAAAGTAAGAGTTATAAAAGTTGATAAAGAAGAGAACAGCATAGTTGTCTCAAGAAAGAAAATTTTAGATGACGACCGCAAAAAACGCAAAGAAGCCCTATCAAGCATAGTAGAAAACGATAGCGTTATAGAGGGCACAGTTAAGAAAATTACAACTTATGGTATGTTTGTTGATGTTGGCGGCGTAGACGGACTTGTTCACTACAGTGAGATAAGCTATAAAGGCCCGGTAAATCCTAGCTCTTTATATAAAGAAGGTGATAAAGTTTTAGTTAAAGTTATCAGTTATGACAACGAAAAACGCCACCTATCTCTATCTATCAAGGCAGCTACTCCAGATCCTTGGGAAGAGATCATAAGCGACGGCCTAGAAGTTGGCGACACTATAAAAGTAACAGTTAGCAACATCGAGCCTTATGGCGCATTTGTCGATCTTGGAAATGATATTGAAGGATTTTTACATATATCTGAAATTTCATGGGACAAAAATATCAAAAATCCAAAAGATCACATCAGCGAAGGCCAAGAGATCGATGTTGAGGTTATCGAAATAGACGCAAAAGGACACCGTTTAAGAGTGAGCCTTAAAAATTTACTTCCAAAGCCATTTGATGAATTTAAAGCTAAATTTAAAGAGGGCGATGTAGTAAAAGGCGTTGTGACAACTATCACAAATTTTGGTGCATTTGTTAGAGTAGGCTGCGTTGAGGGCTTGCTGCACAATGAAGATGCATCTTGGGATAGAAATGACAAATGTAAAGATATGTTCAAGGCTGGCGACGAGCTTGAGGTAAAGATCATCAAAATCGACAGCGCTGAGCAAAAAATTTCTCTAAGCCTAAAAGATCTAAAACAAAGTCCAGTTCAGGCATTTGCTAATAAATTTAGTGTAGGCGACATCGTAAAAGGAACGATCCGTGACATTAAAGAGTTTGGCGTATTTGTTGAGCTTGGCGATAACGTCGATGCGCTAATCCGCAAAGAAGATCTAGGCAGTGTAGATGCTAGCACGTTAAAGATCGGCGATGAAATCGAGGCTGCTATCGCATTTATCGATGAGAAGAAAAATAGAATTCGCCTAAGCATACGCCGTTTAGCAAAACAAAAAGAGCGTGAAGTGTTAAATGAGATCAACGATAACGACGACAAAGTAACACTTGGCGATATTATAAAAGAACAATTACGCTAG
- a CDS encoding 4-hydroxy-3-methylbut-2-enyl diphosphate reductase: protein MKIELASSYGFCFGVKRAIKIAENAGDAATIGPLIHNNEEINRLEKNYNVKTLEGISELKDEKKAIIRTHGITKNDLAELKKTDIKVIDATCPFVTKPQQICEKMSEEGYDVVIFGDVHHPEVKGVKSYAKGNVYVVLEESELEGIKFKQKVALVSQTTRKVEKFMQIANYLMLHVKEVRVFNTICNATFENQEAAKNLAKRADVMIIIGGKNSSNTKQLYLISKNFCEDSYLIESEEELEKSWFDGKNLCGISAGASTPDWIIQKVVDRIKKV from the coding sequence TTGAAGATTGAGCTTGCTAGTAGTTATGGATTTTGCTTTGGTGTAAAAAGGGCGATAAAGATAGCTGAAAATGCTGGAGATGCCGCAACTATCGGTCCGCTCATCCACAACAACGAAGAGATAAACAGGCTTGAGAAAAACTACAATGTAAAGACGCTTGAAGGTATAAGCGAGCTAAAAGACGAGAAAAAGGCGATCATCCGCACTCATGGTATCACTAAAAACGACCTTGCAGAGTTAAAAAAAACTGATATAAAAGTGATCGACGCAACTTGTCCGTTTGTGACAAAGCCACAACAAATTTGTGAAAAAATGAGCGAAGAGGGCTATGATGTAGTGATCTTTGGCGACGTACACCACCCTGAAGTAAAAGGGGTGAAGTCATATGCCAAGGGCAACGTCTACGTCGTGCTTGAAGAGAGCGAGCTAGAGGGCATTAAATTTAAGCAAAAGGTCGCACTTGTTAGTCAAACGACTAGAAAAGTTGAGAAATTTATGCAGATCGCAAACTACCTCATGCTTCATGTAAAAGAGGTGCGTGTTTTTAACACGATTTGCAATGCGACATTTGAAAACCAAGAGGCCGCTAAAAATTTAGCAAAAAGAGCTGATGTGATGATAATAATCGGCGGAAAAAACAGCTCAAATACAAAACAACTCTACCTAATATCTAAAAATTTCTGCGAAGATAGCTATCTTATAGAAAGCGAAGAAGAGCTTGAAAAATCATGGTTTGATGGCAAAAATTTGTGTGGCATAAGTGCTGGTGCTAGCACGCCTGACTGGATCATACAAAAAGTCGTTGATAGAATCAAAAAAGTATAA
- the aroA gene encoding 3-phosphoshikimate 1-carboxyvinyltransferase has product MRIYPLEKSLNLTIDDIAADKSISHRCAIFSLLSDRPSCVRNYLRAGDTLNTLKIVQLLGANVEDNGAEIIITPPQKIKEPNEILECGNSGTAMRLFMGLLAAQKGFFVLSGDKYLNSRPMARIAKPLNEMGAKLDGANDANNAPLCIRGTKFERFSFESKIASAQVKSALLLAALYSNGCKFSEPELSRDHTERMLAGMGADIKRDGLDITLEPMTSPLAPLDIDVPNDPSSAFFFAVAALIIPNSHIILKNILLNKTRIEAYRVLEKMGAEIKFHKTSSKYEDIGDIEVKYSPNLKGVEVSGNISWLIDEAPALAIAFACAKGQSKLTNAKELRVKESDRIAVTINALKQCGIDASELEDGFIINGSEAKFATIDSHGDHRIAMSFAILGLRCGMQIEKSEFIATSFPNFAEILKKMGARVED; this is encoded by the coding sequence ATGAGAATTTATCCATTAGAAAAAAGTCTAAATTTAACCATAGACGACATCGCGGCTGATAAGTCTATCTCACATAGATGTGCGATATTTTCGCTTTTAAGTGACAGGCCATCTTGCGTTAGAAACTATCTAAGAGCAGGCGATACGCTAAATACCTTAAAGATCGTTCAGCTCTTAGGTGCAAATGTCGAAGATAACGGAGCTGAGATAATAATTACTCCGCCACAAAAGATAAAAGAGCCAAATGAAATTTTAGAGTGTGGCAACTCAGGCACGGCGATGAGACTTTTTATGGGCTTATTAGCCGCACAGAAGGGTTTTTTCGTGCTAAGTGGCGATAAATATTTAAATTCTCGCCCGATGGCAAGGATAGCAAAACCTCTAAATGAGATGGGGGCAAAGCTAGATGGCGCAAACGACGCAAACAACGCTCCACTTTGTATAAGAGGGACGAAATTTGAAAGATTTAGTTTTGAGAGCAAGATCGCCTCAGCTCAGGTAAAAAGCGCACTTTTGCTGGCAGCTCTTTACTCAAATGGCTGCAAATTTAGCGAGCCAGAGCTAAGCAGAGACCATACTGAGCGTATGCTTGCTGGCATGGGAGCTGATATAAAGCGTGACGGCTTAGATATCACTCTGGAGCCGATGACATCGCCACTTGCGCCACTTGATATAGACGTGCCAAATGACCCAAGCTCGGCATTTTTCTTTGCAGTTGCAGCTCTAATCATCCCAAATTCGCATATCATTTTAAAAAATATTTTACTAAATAAAACTCGCATCGAAGCTTACAGAGTTTTAGAAAAAATGGGCGCTGAGATAAAATTTCATAAAACCTCAAGCAAATATGAAGATATCGGCGACATCGAGGTCAAGTACTCGCCAAATTTAAAAGGCGTAGAGGTTAGCGGAAATATCTCGTGGCTCATCGACGAAGCCCCAGCTTTAGCCATCGCATTTGCCTGCGCTAAGGGTCAAAGCAAGCTAACAAACGCAAAGGAGCTTCGCGTAAAAGAGAGTGACAGGATAGCTGTGACGATAAATGCGCTAAAGCAGTGCGGTATCGATGCTAGCGAGCTTGAAGATGGCTTTATCATAAATGGCTCTGAGGCTAAATTTGCCACTATTGATAGCCACGGAGATCACAGGATCGCCATGAGCTTTGCCATACTTGGGCTAAGATGTGGCATGCAGATAGAAAAGAGCGAATTCATCGCCACTTCATTTCCAAATTTTGCTGAAATTTTAAAGAAAATGGGAGCTAGAGTTGAAGATTGA